The Streptomyces sp. NBC_01244 genome contains a region encoding:
- a CDS encoding ABC transporter permease, whose amino-acid sequence MTGPLKSIRSTATVAMWLMGLAGAAVLALLVNLAVKRRRTEYGVLLAMGEKKWKLIGQQALEIVAVAVIAMGVSSLFAPELTQRAGQALLGEEASAAERKIGSWKPPAPGSTGIDQGLDPNDRPVENADPIDEITVALDPADLATLGGVGLAIGLLATAVPAASVLRLSPRTILTKGK is encoded by the coding sequence ATGACGGGCCCGCTCAAGAGCATCCGCTCCACGGCCACCGTCGCCATGTGGCTGATGGGCCTCGCCGGTGCGGCCGTCCTGGCCCTCCTGGTCAACCTCGCCGTCAAACGGCGCCGCACCGAGTACGGCGTCCTGCTGGCGATGGGCGAGAAGAAGTGGAAGCTCATCGGCCAGCAGGCCCTGGAGATCGTCGCCGTCGCCGTCATCGCGATGGGTGTGAGCTCGCTCTTCGCCCCGGAGCTGACCCAGCGTGCCGGTCAGGCACTGCTCGGCGAGGAAGCCTCCGCCGCCGAGCGGAAGATCGGCTCCTGGAAGCCGCCGGCCCCGGGCAGCACCGGAATCGACCAGGGCCTCGACCCGAACGACAGGCCCGTCGAGAACGCCGACCCCATCGACGAGATCACGGTGGCACTCGACCCGGCGGACCTCGCCACCCTCGGCGGGGTCGGCCTCGCCATCGGCCTCCTCGCCACCGCCGTCCCGGCCGCGTCCGTACTGCGGCTGAGCCCCCGCACCATCCTCACGAAGGGCAAGTGA
- a CDS encoding ABC transporter ATP-binding protein, which produces MTTATPAPPVLRLTGISHTYSGRRRRTTVLKDIDYAFERGTFYTILGPSGSGKTTLLSLASGLDTPTKGTISFDGQDLTELGLGRYRNKHAATIFQQYNLLTYMSALQNVTTAMEITGAKPGTGSRKARALQLLEHIGLDKTMATRNVMRLSGGQQQRVAIARALACDVDILFADEPTGNLDEDTAQGVIDTFRDLAHERNTCVVVVTHSRQLAARSDRILSLRKGKLTEQVRTR; this is translated from the coding sequence ATGACCACCGCCACCCCGGCCCCGCCCGTCCTGCGTCTCACCGGCATCAGCCACACCTACTCCGGCCGGCGCCGCAGGACCACCGTCCTCAAGGACATCGACTACGCCTTCGAACGAGGCACCTTCTACACCATCCTGGGCCCCTCAGGCAGCGGCAAGACCACCCTGCTCTCCCTCGCCAGCGGCCTCGACACCCCCACCAAGGGCACGATCAGCTTCGACGGGCAGGACCTCACCGAGCTCGGCCTCGGCCGCTACCGCAACAAGCACGCCGCCACGATCTTCCAGCAGTACAACCTCCTCACCTACATGAGCGCACTCCAGAACGTCACCACCGCCATGGAGATCACCGGCGCGAAACCCGGCACCGGCAGCCGCAAGGCCCGCGCCCTGCAACTCCTCGAGCACATCGGCCTGGACAAGACGATGGCCACCCGGAACGTCATGCGGCTCTCCGGCGGCCAGCAACAGCGCGTCGCCATCGCCCGCGCCCTCGCCTGCGACGTCGACATCCTCTTCGCCGACGAACCCACCGGAAACCTCGACGAGGACACCGCCCAGGGCGTCATCGACACCTTCCGCGACCTCGCTCACGAGCGGAACACGTGCGTGGTCGTCGTCACCCACTCCCGGCAACTGGCCGCACGGTCCGACCGCATCCTCAGCCTGCGCAAGGGAAAACTCACCGAACAGGTGCGAACCCGATGA